In the genome of Xanthomonas hortorum pv. pelargonii, the window GCAGCACGGCGGTTTCGTCGCGATCGCCCTTGCGCACCAGTGCGCCGCGCGTGCCCAGCCGGCCCTGGAATTCATCCATCTTCAGCAGCACCGCCGCGGCGCCGCGATCGGACAGCTGCCAGCGGCGACCATCGTTGCCCACCGCCACGATCGTGCTGCTGCGGGTCAGCGCGGCCAGCAGTGCAGTGACCTGCGCGTTGGTCAGCGGCGCGGTGCCGCTGTCGCGATTGAGCGCCAGCTTGCCCAGATCGCGCTGGTCGATGCGCAATGTGAGCGACGCCGGCATCTTGACCTCGTCGTACTGGCCCAGCATCAGCTCAGCGGTCACCGCTTGCCCGGCCCCGGCCTTGCGGGTCAACAGCACCGACACCGGCGTGCTGTCGCCTTCATCCTGCTGGTAACCGGCAGCGCGGCAGGTGCGGGTGTTGTCGCAGGCGATGGTCCAGTCTTCATGGTCGAAGGCGATGCCGACCGGGGCCTCGGCAAGGGCGGCGACGGGCGTCAGCAACAAGGCGGCGGCAAGCAGGGTGGGGCGCATGGTGTTCTTCGAAAGAGCGTGTCCGGCGCGCATCTTGCGTTGCTGCGGATAGGCCGTCCAGTGAATCGCGCGCTAAACAGCGCCATCGGTGCGCAATGCGTTCATGACGGCATCGGCATGACGTCGACCTGCCTCGCCGAACGCTGCGTGCGCCCACGTAATCCGAACAACGGGCGCAGCCAGCGCACGCGGCGGATCGCATATTCATGCAGTGCCAGACAGCCGATCACGGTAGCGGCAATCACCAGCGCCGGTTCCAGCCAGGCATTCAAGTGCAACGGCATCAGCCAGTAAAGCACCACGATGATCAGGCTCTGATGCAGGATGTACCACGGGAACACTGCCTCGGTGCAGTAAGGCAGCCAGCGGAACGGACGGTTCAAACGGTGCCTGGCCCAGCCAAGAATCGTCAGCAGCGCCAGCCAGGTGTAGGCGGCACGTACGCTGTGTTCGATCGTCTCCCACGGCAGCGCAGCCAGCGTTGCACCCAGTTGCGCCGGTTGTCCATGGACGCCGACATAACGGACTGCCAGTTCGGTGCTGATCGCCAACACCGCAGAGCCCAGGGTGATCCAGCGCAGCCGCACCGCCCAAGCCCAGAAGCGCTCGCGACGTGCCAGCAGGTACCCCAGCACAAACAGCGGGAACGATTCGGCATGCACGAACCAGTCGCCGACCAGCGCGTGGGTCGGCGGGTGGCGCGGCATCACCCACATCACGCAGAACGCTTCCCACTGGATCGGCAACAGCAGCAGTGCCGGCACCGCCAGCGCAGCGGGCAAGCGAGGCAACGCGGCCAACCGCAGCCGCGTTGTCAGCGCCACCAGCGCCATCAACGCGACGGTGTAGGGCAGCAGATAGGCTAGATACCACAGATGGTTCCAGGTGATGCCGTGCTCCCAGCCATCGAA includes:
- a CDS encoding acyltransferase family protein — its product is MTERRHDIDALRVFAFALLILYHVGMAYVADWDFHLKSVHTAQWLQWPMIVLNRWRMPLLFMISGIAIGLARPQARPWRFALQRCRRLLPPLLFGMFVVVAVQAYCQGVSNGKVSPGFGNFLLRYWQVRPWPADSFDGWEHGITWNHLWYLAYLLPYTVALMALVALTTRLRLAALPRLPAALAVPALLLLPIQWEAFCVMWVMPRHPPTHALVGDWFVHAESFPLFVLGYLLARRERFWAWAVRLRWITLGSAVLAISTELAVRYVGVHGQPAQLGATLAALPWETIEHSVRAAYTWLALLTILGWARHRLNRPFRWLPYCTEAVFPWYILHQSLIIVVLYWLMPLHLNAWLEPALVIAATVIGCLALHEYAIRRVRWLRPLFGLRGRTQRSARQVDVMPMPS
- a CDS encoding DUF1176 domain-containing protein — its product is MRPTLLAAALLLTPVAALAEAPVGIAFDHEDWTIACDNTRTCRAAGYQQDEGDSTPVSVLLTRKAGAGQAVTAELMLGQYDEVKMPASLTLRIDQRDLGKLALNRDSGTAPLTNAQVTALLAALTRSSTIVAVGNDGRRWQLSDRGAAAVLLKMDEFQGRLGTRGALVRKGDRDETAVLPAVPVPQIREAKLAATQAADARLGKLPALYQALRASLPANDECKGLDASTAPEPLTITRLSSDKLLVSTDCWMGAYNVGTGYWVINARAPFAPTLITTQASGLDEATILASHKGRGLGDCYSQASWTWDGRRFVPTSKSTSGLCRLVAAGGAWELPTLVTEVKKSP